A window of the Tunturibacter empetritectus genome harbors these coding sequences:
- a CDS encoding trans-sulfuration enzyme family protein, whose product MTEAKKRAGFATRAIHDGQAPDEVTGAVNVPIYLTSTYQQEEIGKNKGHEYARLTNPTRDALEESLCSLEGGTSAHVFGSGMAAITALCTMMKSGDHVVCSDNVYGGTGRLFDKVLTNYGLTFTYVDTSVAENVAAAITPATKLVHIETPTNPMMSLTDIGAVARICHAKGVELSVDNTFLSPYLQQPIALGADIVMHSTTKFLNGHSDGLGGVLICTKPEHAETFRFVQKCTGGILSPFESYLLLRGVKTLAVRMKQHDANGRVVADFLKGHAKVQQVFYPGLVEHPQHELAKRQQHGFGSMISMELGSLEKANRFAKALRLGLLAESLGGVETLICHPATMTHAAVGAEGRARLGITDGLMRVSVGIEDVEDIVADLGQALDKI is encoded by the coding sequence ATGACAGAAGCGAAGAAGAGAGCTGGGTTTGCAACGCGAGCGATTCACGACGGGCAGGCTCCTGATGAGGTGACGGGCGCGGTGAATGTGCCGATCTATTTGACCTCGACGTATCAGCAGGAGGAGATCGGTAAGAACAAGGGGCATGAGTATGCTCGGCTGACGAACCCGACGCGGGATGCGTTGGAGGAGAGCCTGTGCTCGCTCGAAGGCGGTACGAGCGCTCATGTGTTCGGCAGTGGGATGGCGGCGATTACTGCGCTGTGCACGATGATGAAGTCTGGCGACCACGTAGTCTGCTCGGACAATGTGTACGGTGGGACAGGGAGGTTGTTCGACAAGGTGCTGACGAACTATGGGCTGACGTTTACTTATGTCGACACGAGCGTGGCCGAAAATGTTGCCGCTGCGATTACTCCGGCGACGAAGCTGGTGCATATCGAGACGCCGACGAATCCGATGATGTCATTGACGGATATTGGTGCGGTGGCGAGGATCTGCCATGCGAAGGGCGTGGAGTTGAGTGTGGACAATACGTTTCTGTCGCCCTATCTGCAGCAGCCGATCGCATTGGGCGCCGACATTGTGATGCACTCGACGACGAAGTTTTTGAATGGCCACTCGGATGGGCTGGGGGGCGTGTTGATCTGCACCAAGCCGGAGCATGCGGAGACATTTCGGTTTGTGCAAAAGTGCACGGGCGGGATACTGTCGCCGTTTGAGAGCTATCTGCTGCTGCGCGGGGTAAAGACGCTGGCGGTGCGGATGAAGCAACATGATGCAAATGGCCGCGTGGTTGCTGATTTTTTGAAGGGGCATGCCAAGGTGCAGCAGGTGTTTTATCCCGGGTTGGTGGAGCATCCGCAGCATGAACTGGCGAAGCGGCAACAGCATGGGTTCGGGTCTATGATCTCGATGGAACTGGGGTCTCTGGAGAAGGCGAATAGGTTTGCGAAGGCGCTGCGGCTTGGTTTACTGGCAGAGTCGCTTGGAGGAGTGGAGACGCTGATCTGTCATCCGGCGACGATGACGCATGCTGCGGTGGGGGCTGAGGGGCGGGCGAGGCTGGGCATTACGGATGGATTGATGCGGGTGTCGGTGGGGATCGAGGATGTGGAGGATATTGTCGCGGATCTGGGGCAGGCGCTGGATAAGATCTGA
- the cysK gene encoding cysteine synthase A, translated as MKVVESILELVGQTPMVRLRRLEQGSGSGNCGEIWAKLEYLNPGGSIKDRAALGIVLDAERRGVLQPGGTIVEATAGNTGVGLALIGVNRGYKVMLYVPEQFAEEKCKLMRGLGATVERTPETEGMAGAIRRALQFERETPGAFAALQFENPANPDFHEETTAAEIWEQMEGRVDAWVSGVGSAGTFTGVARFFKKKRAEILTVAVEPQGSVLEGGEPGPHKVEGIGVSFIPATFDRSVCDRVMMVMDEPALKMVRRLAAEEGVFAGSSAGAMLCAAVDVARELGAGKRVVTVIPDSAERYLSKALLD; from the coding sequence ATGAAGGTTGTTGAGAGCATCTTGGAGTTAGTGGGGCAGACGCCTATGGTTCGTCTGCGCCGGCTTGAACAGGGAAGTGGTAGTGGAAATTGCGGAGAGATTTGGGCGAAGCTCGAGTACTTGAATCCGGGGGGAAGTATTAAGGACAGGGCGGCACTTGGGATTGTGCTGGACGCTGAGCGGCGGGGTGTGTTGCAGCCTGGCGGGACGATTGTGGAGGCGACTGCCGGGAATACAGGCGTCGGGTTGGCGTTGATCGGCGTCAATCGCGGATACAAGGTGATGCTTTATGTGCCGGAGCAGTTTGCTGAGGAGAAGTGCAAGCTGATGCGCGGGTTGGGTGCGACGGTGGAGCGAACGCCTGAGACCGAGGGAATGGCGGGGGCGATTCGACGGGCGTTGCAGTTCGAGAGAGAGACGCCGGGGGCATTTGCTGCGCTGCAGTTTGAGAATCCGGCGAACCCCGACTTTCATGAAGAGACGACGGCGGCGGAGATCTGGGAGCAGATGGAAGGGCGCGTGGATGCGTGGGTCTCGGGGGTGGGATCGGCGGGTACGTTTACTGGGGTGGCTCGGTTCTTCAAGAAGAAGCGTGCGGAGATTTTGACCGTAGCGGTGGAGCCGCAGGGGAGTGTGCTGGAGGGCGGCGAGCCGGGGCCGCATAAGGTTGAAGGGATTGGGGTTTCGTTTATTCCTGCGACGTTTGACCGCTCCGTGTGCGATCGCGTGATGATGGTGATGGACGAGCCGGCGTTGAAGATGGTGAGACGACTGGCTGCGGAAGAGGGTGTGTTCGCGGGGTCCAGCGCGGGGGCGATGCTGTGCGCAGCGGTGGATGTGGCGCGGGAGCTTGGAGCGGGGAAGAGAGTGGTTACTGTGATTCCGGATTCGGCGGAGAGGTATCTGTCGAAGGCGCTGCTGGATTAA
- a CDS encoding VWA domain-containing protein — protein sequence MHLRSKCFQPGMAAAGWLMLMAGGAAGLAQQPASPQVTAKQQPASQQPSLTVDRDPVASPDPDPPAQSQTGAPQGVGSNAIARENGKYTLRQDAYEVRLNATVLDGSGRSVQTLDKDAFHVYEDGVPQTINSFRHEDLPVSLGLLIDSSGSMYDKRQAVDKASLDFVKLSNPEDEEFLVDFSWEAFIDQDFTNNIDKLQQGLGYIKSSGGTAIYDALVASADYLAKNAKHPKQVLLVITDGEDNASSATLEQTIRRIQDLDGPVIYCVGLLFGEDTDKRESRHARRVLETLAEQTGGAAYFPKSVNQVDEIAAEVAQDIRTQYTISYHSTKSPTLGGYREVHVEAKSKSFGRLSVRTRTGYYPRVVAEAGKGGSAGFSDPGKKN from the coding sequence ATGCACCTTCGCAGTAAGTGTTTTCAGCCGGGGATGGCCGCTGCAGGATGGTTGATGCTGATGGCCGGTGGGGCGGCCGGATTGGCCCAGCAACCTGCATCTCCGCAGGTAACCGCGAAACAACAACCCGCTTCGCAACAACCTTCGCTAACGGTGGATCGCGATCCTGTGGCTTCGCCTGATCCTGATCCGCCTGCACAGAGCCAGACCGGCGCTCCGCAAGGTGTAGGTAGTAATGCGATTGCGCGCGAGAACGGCAAGTACACGCTGCGGCAGGATGCTTACGAGGTGCGGCTGAATGCGACGGTGCTCGATGGAAGTGGCCGGTCGGTTCAGACGCTGGATAAAGATGCATTTCATGTCTATGAAGATGGAGTTCCACAGACGATCAACTCGTTTCGGCATGAGGACCTGCCAGTGTCGCTGGGGCTGCTAATCGACAGCTCGGGGTCGATGTATGACAAGCGTCAGGCGGTGGATAAGGCGTCGCTGGATTTTGTGAAGTTGTCGAATCCCGAGGATGAAGAGTTCCTAGTGGACTTCTCGTGGGAGGCGTTCATCGACCAGGACTTTACGAATAATATCGACAAGCTGCAGCAGGGGCTGGGATATATCAAGTCGAGTGGTGGAACGGCGATCTACGATGCTCTGGTGGCATCGGCGGATTATCTGGCGAAGAACGCGAAGCATCCGAAGCAGGTGCTGCTGGTGATTACCGATGGCGAAGACAATGCTTCGAGCGCGACGCTGGAGCAGACGATTCGCAGGATTCAGGATCTCGACGGGCCGGTGATCTATTGTGTGGGACTGCTGTTTGGCGAGGATACGGATAAGCGTGAGTCGCGACATGCGCGGAGGGTATTGGAGACACTGGCGGAGCAGACGGGGGGGGCGGCTTACTTTCCTAAGTCGGTGAATCAAGTAGACGAGATTGCTGCAGAGGTGGCGCAGGATATTCGCACGCAGTACACGATCTCGTATCACTCTACGAAGTCGCCGACGCTTGGCGGCTATCGCGAGGTGCATGTGGAGGCCAAGTCCAAGAGCTTTGGCCGGCTGTCGGTGCGGACGCGGACGGGGTATTATCCGAGGGTGGTGGCGGAGGCGGGCAAAGGTGGGAGCGCCGGCTTTAGTGATCCCGGAAAGAAGAACTGA
- a CDS encoding VWA domain-containing protein yields MVHTPAPPAPPKTPEEKKPVIEGAANAAALGTSRRDARIRVDVNLVLIPATVTDPMNRLVTGLERENFEVFDNNIGQVIKSFSTQDAPVTIGIIFDLSGSMSSKFARARKALSEFLRTSNPQDEFFVVGFNDRPAVIVDYTSDVDDVEARMVMLKPENRTALIDAIYLGVDKLKQAKYERKALLIISDGGDNRSRYTEGELRRVVRESDVQIYSIGIFDQYAPTTEEQLGPVLLTDICDMTGGRMFRVSELGDLGDIASRISAELRNEYVIGYRPSEVKQDGNWRKLKIRLVPPPGLPNLTVHNRQGYYAPSQ; encoded by the coding sequence GTGGTCCATACGCCTGCACCGCCTGCGCCGCCGAAGACGCCTGAGGAGAAGAAGCCGGTGATCGAAGGGGCGGCAAATGCGGCTGCGCTGGGAACTTCGCGACGGGATGCGCGGATTCGAGTGGATGTGAACCTCGTGCTGATTCCGGCGACGGTGACCGATCCAATGAATCGGCTAGTGACAGGGTTGGAACGGGAGAACTTCGAGGTCTTCGACAACAATATCGGACAGGTGATCAAGAGCTTCTCGACACAGGATGCGCCGGTGACGATTGGGATCATCTTCGATTTGAGCGGGAGCATGTCGTCGAAGTTTGCGCGTGCGCGGAAGGCGTTGAGTGAGTTTTTGAGGACATCAAACCCGCAGGATGAGTTCTTTGTCGTCGGGTTCAACGATCGGCCCGCGGTGATTGTGGATTACACGTCCGATGTGGATGACGTGGAGGCGCGGATGGTGATGCTGAAGCCGGAGAATCGGACTGCGCTGATCGATGCGATCTATCTTGGCGTGGATAAGTTGAAGCAGGCGAAGTATGAACGGAAGGCGCTGCTAATAATCTCGGATGGAGGGGATAATCGCAGCCGTTATACGGAGGGCGAGCTGCGGCGCGTGGTGCGGGAGAGCGATGTGCAGATCTACTCGATCGGGATCTTCGATCAATATGCGCCGACGACCGAGGAGCAGTTGGGGCCGGTACTGCTGACCGATATCTGCGATATGACCGGGGGACGGATGTTCCGGGTCTCGGAGCTGGGGGACTTGGGCGATATTGCTTCGCGGATCAGCGCAGAGCTGAGAAATGAATATGTGATCGGGTATAGGCCTTCAGAGGTGAAGCAGGATGGGAACTGGCGTAAATTGAAGATACGACTCGTTCCGCCGCCAGGGCTTCCGAACCTGACGGTACATAATCGCCAGGGGTACTATGCACCTTCGCAGTAA